From Caldicellulosiruptor hydrothermalis 108, a single genomic window includes:
- a CDS encoding type II toxin-antitoxin system Phd/YefM family antitoxin — protein MKTIPVTKVRQNIYKILEQVRISSEPIQITSKKGNVVLISEEDWNAIQETLYLLSIPNLRESILEADKVPLNEWQDEEDLGWDIS, from the coding sequence TTGAAGACAATACCTGTGACAAAAGTAAGGCAAAACATATATAAAATTCTGGAACAGGTAAGAATAAGTAGTGAACCTATACAGATAACTTCCAAAAAAGGGAATGTAGTTCTCATCTCTGAGGAAGATTGGAATGCTATTCAAGAAACTTTATATCTACTGTCAATACCGAATTTAAGAGAAAGCATTTTAGAGGCAGATAAAGTCCCATTAAATGAATGGCAAGACGAGGAAGACTTAGGATGGGATATAAGCTAA
- a CDS encoding SDR family NAD(P)-dependent oxidoreductase, which yields MKKDFWRNKTVIITGATSGLGKEMTKILLEKGAKVIAISRSEESLKGLQNELTMFSKNLFLIKADVSFKKDCEDVFKIIKDELKTADFLINNAGVGLRCEVEEIDDLDLKKVFDTNFFGAFYMMKYGISFFKEQGGGTIVNICSLGVKRPVPFTSGYTASKAALSVMADVARIELKKYNITILNAYPGSISTSFRKKALGKPYPEDEIRLSRLSPDVAARRIIRGIEMNRKEIYTSKKDYIFVLFTRLFPHLSDFIVEKAFKKS from the coding sequence ATGAAAAAAGATTTCTGGAGAAATAAGACGGTTATCATTACAGGTGCAACATCTGGTCTTGGGAAGGAAATGACAAAGATTTTACTTGAAAAAGGTGCAAAGGTTATTGCCATTTCAAGGTCAGAAGAGTCTTTAAAAGGGCTTCAGAATGAGCTTACAATGTTTTCGAAGAATCTATTTTTAATAAAGGCTGATGTGAGTTTTAAAAAAGATTGTGAAGATGTTTTTAAAATCATAAAAGATGAGCTAAAAACGGCAGATTTCTTAATTAACAACGCAGGAGTTGGCTTGAGATGTGAAGTGGAAGAAATAGATGATCTTGATCTTAAAAAGGTATTTGATACTAACTTTTTTGGTGCTTTTTACATGATGAAGTATGGAATCTCCTTTTTCAAAGAACAAGGAGGAGGTACAATTGTGAATATTTGTTCGCTTGGTGTGAAAAGACCTGTGCCATTCACAAGCGGCTATACAGCTTCAAAAGCGGCATTGTCGGTCATGGCTGATGTTGCAAGAATTGAATTAAAAAAATACAATATAACCATTTTAAATGCATATCCAGGTTCTATTTCAACAAGCTTTAGAAAAAAAGCTTTAGGAAAGCCATATCCAGAAGATGAAATTCGACTTTCAAGGCTTTCGCCGGATGTTGCTGCAAGAAGAATTATCAGAGGTATAGAGATGAACAGAAAAGAGATCTACACATCTAAAAAAGACTATATATTTGTGCTTTTTACCCGCCTTTTTCCACACCTTTCAGATTTTATAGTTGAAAAAGCATTTAAAAAAAGTTAA
- the ilvB gene encoding biosynthetic-type acetolactate synthase large subunit has protein sequence MAKMTVARAMVEVLKSEGVEIIFGIPGAAIYPFYDALYDSDIKHVLVRTEQAAVHEASGYARTTGKVGVCVATSGPGATNLITGIATAYMDSVPIVAITGQVNSSLIGKDVFQEVDITGATAPFTKHNYLIKDPKKIVKVLKEAFYIASTGRRGPVLIDVPIDVQMQEIEFEIPKEIDIPGYKPKEKGHPLQIKRAVEAIENSKRPVVCSGGGVIASGASQELQILIERQKIPVISTLMGIGSIPTDHPYYLGMIGSHGQKEANLALRQADLLIVIGARLADRALGDTKITDNMKIIHIDIDPAEIGKNVDTNIPIVGDAKQVLSEINKRISERKDFWAYEIKAQKKVLPDDDKLHPYDVLREISRAYNGDYIITTDVGQHQIWAAHNLYIKEPGTFITSGGLGTMGYGVPAAIGAKFGRPDKEVISITGDGSFQMLLQELATIKREQVPIKIVLFNNTRLGMVYELQKKRCTGRFIATCLDGNPDFMILAKAYGIESMRLESKEKLKEAIEIMKSHKGPFLLEVVTSPDEPTIP, from the coding sequence ATGGCGAAGATGACGGTAGCACGGGCAATGGTAGAGGTTTTAAAAAGCGAAGGTGTAGAGATTATATTTGGCATTCCGGGTGCGGCAATCTATCCATTTTATGATGCTCTTTATGACTCTGATATAAAGCATGTCCTTGTGAGAACAGAACAGGCAGCAGTTCATGAGGCAAGTGGATATGCGCGCACAACAGGCAAAGTGGGTGTGTGCGTTGCAACCTCTGGGCCTGGTGCTACAAATCTTATAACTGGCATTGCAACTGCATATATGGATTCAGTTCCTATTGTGGCTATCACAGGTCAGGTAAATTCAAGTTTAATTGGAAAAGATGTGTTTCAAGAAGTGGATATAACAGGGGCAACAGCTCCGTTTACCAAGCATAACTATCTTATAAAAGACCCCAAGAAGATTGTGAAGGTGTTGAAAGAAGCATTCTATATAGCCTCAACAGGAAGACGTGGGCCTGTTTTGATAGATGTTCCTATAGATGTTCAGATGCAGGAGATTGAATTTGAAATTCCGAAAGAAATTGATATTCCTGGCTACAAGCCGAAAGAAAAAGGGCATCCTCTGCAGATAAAAAGGGCAGTAGAAGCGATAGAAAACTCAAAAAGACCTGTTGTATGCAGCGGTGGTGGAGTTATTGCATCAGGTGCATCACAAGAGCTGCAAATTTTGATAGAAAGGCAGAAAATTCCTGTAATTTCAACTTTGATGGGAATTGGTTCTATTCCAACAGACCATCCTTATTATCTTGGCATGATAGGTTCACATGGACAAAAAGAGGCAAATTTGGCGCTCAGACAGGCAGACCTTTTAATTGTGATAGGTGCGCGGCTTGCAGACAGGGCCTTGGGTGATACAAAAATTACTGACAATATGAAGATTATTCATATAGACATTGACCCTGCTGAGATAGGAAAAAATGTTGATACAAACATTCCAATTGTTGGCGATGCAAAACAGGTGCTTTCAGAGATTAATAAAAGAATTTCAGAAAGAAAAGATTTTTGGGCTTATGAGATAAAAGCTCAGAAGAAAGTTCTTCCAGATGATGACAAGCTTCATCCTTATGATGTGCTAAGAGAAATTTCAAGGGCATACAACGGAGATTATATAATCACAACAGATGTTGGTCAGCATCAGATTTGGGCGGCTCATAATCTATATATCAAAGAACCAGGAACCTTTATAACTTCGGGTGGACTTGGCACAATGGGATATGGAGTTCCTGCGGCAATTGGTGCGAAGTTTGGAAGACCAGACAAAGAAGTGATTAGCATCACTGGCGATGGAAGTTTCCAGATGCTTTTGCAGGAGCTTGCTACCATTAAAAGAGAACAGGTGCCGATTAAAATTGTCCTTTTCAACAACACAAGGCTTGGAATGGTATATGAGCTTCAGAAGAAAAGATGTACAGGCAGATTTATTGCAACATGCTTGGATGGTAACCCTGACTTTATGATATTAGCAAAAGCATATGGCATTGAGAGTATGAGACTTGAGAGCAAGGAAAAGTTAAAAGAGGCTATTGAGATTATGAAAAGCCACAAGGGTCCATTTTTGCTTGAAGTTGTGACAAGCCCTGATGAGCCAACTATACCTTAA
- a CDS encoding Txe/YoeB family addiction module toxin, whose translation MGYKLKFSKQVLKDAKKLEACGLDKKAKEILKILKQSPYQNLPPYEKLKGDLEGKLSRRINIQYRIIYQVLEEEKIVKIYRM comes from the coding sequence ATGGGATATAAGCTAAAGTTTTCAAAACAGGTGTTGAAAGATGCAAAAAAGTTGGAGGCTTGTGGGCTTGACAAAAAAGCAAAGGAAATTTTAAAAATACTGAAGCAAAGTCCCTATCAAAATCTTCCTCCATATGAAAAGCTAAAGGGAGACCTTGAGGGAAAACTGTCAAGAAGAATAAACATACAATACAGAATAATCTACCAGGTTTTAGAAGAAGAGAAAATTGTCAAGATTTACAGAATGTGA
- the ilvN gene encoding acetolactate synthase small subunit, whose translation MKYTLSVLVENHPGVLSRVAGLFSRRGFNIDSLAVGVTEDPTISRMTIVVNGDDYIVEQVTKQLNKLIDVIKIKKLNPKEAVERELALIKVNANSQTRSDIIQITEIFRANIVDVSKETLTIEISGDEDKIEALIELLKQYGIREVVRTGLIAIERGNKVISKSKSEEDE comes from the coding sequence GTGAAGTACACACTTTCTGTTTTGGTTGAGAACCACCCGGGTGTACTGTCCCGCGTTGCAGGGCTTTTTTCAAGAAGAGGTTTTAATATAGACAGCCTTGCTGTTGGCGTGACAGAAGACCCAACAATATCCCGCATGACAATTGTTGTAAATGGAGATGACTACATTGTCGAGCAGGTGACAAAACAACTGAATAAACTTATTGATGTTATAAAAATCAAAAAACTAAACCCGAAAGAGGCTGTTGAAAGAGAGCTTGCGCTTATAAAGGTTAATGCTAATTCTCAGACACGTTCAGACATTATTCAAATAACAGAGATTTTCAGAGCAAACATTGTTGATGTGTCGAAAGAAACGCTTACAATTGAGATTTCAGGTGATGAGGACAAGATTGAAGCGCTAATTGAGCTTTTGAAGCAATATGGTATTCGCGAGGTAGTCCGTACAGGACTTATTGCGATAGAGCGAGGGAATAAAGTCATATCAAAATCTAAGTCTGAGGAGGATGAGTAA
- a CDS encoding aspartate ammonia-lyase, translating into MSRIEKDFLGIVELSDLELYGIHTKRAFANFNVSGKSVDKDLIKALVMVKKACAIANYEVGLLDEKIKDAIVFACDEILAGKYDDQFIVDRFQGGAGTSTNMNVNEVIANVALIHIGRKPGEYDIIHPINHVNMSQSTNDVYPTALRIATIWNVRELSEECAELQKSLQKKEHEFEDVIKAGRTQLQDALPVTLGQEFGAYAQSISRDRWRLYKVEERLRVVNLGATAVGTGVNAPLKYIFKVIEILRNLTKIGLARSDYLMDATQNADVFVECSGLLKALAVNLSKIANDLRLLSSGPNTGLNEINLPAVQAGSSIMPGKVNPVIPELINTIAFQVMANDFAITLAAQAGQLELNAFLPLIANNLLESLKILKNGIKIFRQQCIDGITANKEKCLEYAKKTPAIAATLIDKIGYDKAAEIAKKAILENKQIIDVVKELNIMDEKEAQELLNPFEFIKFKE; encoded by the coding sequence ATGTCAAGGATTGAGAAAGACTTTTTGGGAATCGTAGAGCTTTCTGACCTTGAGCTTTATGGCATTCACACAAAACGCGCTTTTGCTAATTTTAACGTCTCTGGAAAGAGCGTTGACAAAGATTTAATAAAAGCGCTTGTCATGGTCAAAAAAGCGTGCGCAATTGCAAATTATGAAGTTGGTCTTTTGGATGAAAAAATTAAAGACGCTATTGTCTTTGCATGTGACGAAATTCTGGCTGGAAAATATGATGACCAGTTCATTGTAGATAGATTCCAGGGCGGTGCGGGAACATCTACAAATATGAATGTAAACGAAGTTATTGCAAACGTAGCCTTAATTCACATTGGAAGAAAACCGGGTGAGTATGACATAATTCATCCAATCAACCATGTTAATATGTCACAGTCAACAAACGATGTGTACCCTACAGCCTTGCGAATTGCCACTATATGGAATGTAAGAGAACTTTCAGAAGAATGTGCAGAGCTTCAAAAAAGTCTTCAGAAAAAAGAGCATGAATTTGAAGATGTAATAAAGGCAGGAAGAACACAGCTGCAGGATGCCCTGCCTGTAACACTTGGTCAGGAGTTTGGTGCATATGCCCAATCCATCTCACGCGACAGATGGAGACTTTACAAAGTGGAAGAGCGGCTCAGAGTGGTCAATCTTGGTGCAACTGCTGTTGGCACAGGAGTAAACGCACCTTTGAAATACATTTTCAAGGTGATAGAAATATTAAGAAACTTAACCAAAATTGGCTTGGCAAGGTCTGACTATCTCATGGATGCGACACAGAACGCAGATGTTTTTGTTGAATGTTCAGGGCTTTTGAAAGCATTAGCAGTGAATCTCTCAAAGATTGCAAATGACCTTCGTCTTCTTTCCTCTGGACCAAACACAGGATTAAATGAGATAAACCTGCCAGCTGTTCAGGCAGGTTCAAGCATTATGCCTGGAAAGGTAAATCCTGTTATACCAGAACTTATAAACACAATAGCTTTTCAAGTGATGGCAAATGACTTTGCGATAACATTGGCAGCCCAAGCAGGTCAGCTTGAATTGAATGCCTTTTTGCCTTTGATAGCAAACAATCTTCTTGAAAGTCTTAAGATTCTCAAAAACGGTATTAAAATTTTCAGGCAGCAGTGTATAGATGGTATAACAGCAAACAAAGAAAAATGTTTAGAGTATGCAAAAAAGACTCCTGCTATTGCAGCAACTTTGATTGACAAGATTGGATATGACAAGGCGGCAGAAATTGCAAAAAAGGCTATTCTTGAGAACAAACAAATAATAGATGTTGTCAAAGAGCTAAATATTATGGATGAAAAAGAGGCTCAAGAGCTTTTGAATCCTTTTGAGTTTATAAAGTTTAAAGAATGA
- a CDS encoding ferritin-like domain-containing protein — translation MSKKIENILKFGMKMEKNAQDFYSFYANSLQDENLKKLFEEFVKIEQEHYKYLENILKSLGSQEPPISISWVVDDQNKMVDPHILVDNSKILETDFSDLTILRLAYLIESDFAAFYKHAAEKVEDSNVKGLLLHLAKWEEEHEKFFKDRYHSLMKKEWEELDVF, via the coding sequence ATGAGCAAAAAGATTGAGAACATATTAAAGTTTGGAATGAAGATGGAGAAAAATGCGCAAGACTTTTATTCTTTCTACGCAAATAGCCTACAGGATGAAAATCTAAAAAAACTTTTTGAAGAGTTTGTAAAGATTGAACAGGAACATTACAAGTATCTTGAGAATATTCTAAAAAGTCTGGGTAGTCAAGAACCACCTATATCAATCTCATGGGTTGTAGATGACCAAAACAAGATGGTTGACCCACATATACTTGTCGACAATTCAAAAATCTTGGAAACAGATTTTTCAGACCTTACAATATTGAGGCTTGCATATCTTATTGAGAGCGACTTTGCTGCATTTTACAAACACGCTGCTGAAAAGGTTGAAGACAGCAATGTAAAGGGTTTGCTTTTGCACCTTGCAAAGTGGGAAGAGGAACATGAAAAATTCTTTAAAGATAGGTACCACAGTCTTATGAAAAAGGAGTGGGAAGAACTGGATGTGTTTTAA
- a CDS encoding MBL fold metallo-hydrolase, which produces MKAKILVNNWTFKGRYLAEHGLSILIEKDDKKILFDCGQTNAIVKNIEKMDVGFDFDAVVLSHAHYDHTGGLKFLVERTGCDIWVHNGFFDKKFAKREGEYKFIGENFEALDMARFKVVNEDVYEIFDGIFVVNVTSGKESNEFYILKDGQFQSDLFFEEQSLVVKEDDKLILIVGCSHNGIENIVEKVEKCFSQSIFAVIGGFHSKDFQQDDLQRLCQFFKEKRIYKLVPLHCSGIETLIYFGNNIANKLKVCGVGDVFEI; this is translated from the coding sequence ATGAAAGCCAAAATACTTGTCAACAACTGGACGTTCAAAGGCAGGTATTTAGCAGAACATGGTCTTTCGATTTTGATTGAAAAAGATGACAAAAAGATTTTGTTTGACTGTGGGCAGACAAATGCCATTGTGAAAAACATTGAGAAAATGGATGTAGGTTTTGATTTTGATGCTGTGGTACTTAGCCATGCACATTATGACCACACAGGTGGACTTAAATTTCTTGTTGAAAGGACAGGTTGTGATATTTGGGTGCACAATGGATTTTTTGATAAAAAGTTTGCCAAAAGAGAAGGGGAGTATAAATTTATAGGTGAAAATTTTGAAGCGCTTGACATGGCAAGGTTTAAGGTTGTTAATGAAGATGTCTATGAGATATTTGATGGTATTTTTGTGGTGAATGTTACCTCAGGTAAGGAATCTAATGAGTTTTATATTCTCAAAGATGGTCAGTTTCAAAGCGATTTGTTTTTTGAAGAACAATCTCTTGTAGTTAAGGAAGATGACAAACTTATACTTATTGTCGGCTGCAGTCATAATGGAATTGAAAATATTGTAGAAAAAGTGGAAAAATGCTTTTCTCAAAGCATCTTTGCAGTTATCGGTGGATTTCATTCAAAGGACTTTCAACAAGATGATTTGCAAAGGCTTTGTCAGTTTTTCAAGGAAAAGAGAATCTATAAGCTTGTACCTCTTCACTGCTCTGGGATAGAGACATTAATTTATTTTGGTAACAATATAGCAAATAAGCTAAAGGTTTGTGGTGTGGGAGATGTGTTTGAAATATAA
- a CDS encoding amidohydrolase family protein, translated as MIIDFHTHCFPDELAPRAMSKLSQNSGMPYYHSGSLQGLKDSSKNAGIDMCVVLPIATKPQQTRTINRWALSVMEENKDIICFGTVHPEFDEWKEEIRWLKENGFAGIKFHPDYQDFFVDDKKMYPIYDAIFQNDMIMLFHSGVDPAFRPPYHCTPKRLQRVLKDFSGAKIVAAHMGGYRFFDETLECLIGEDVYFDTSFFLGEVDIQNPEEIFKSHGIDKILFATDSPWKDQKREVEYVNSLRLSEEEKEKIFWKNAQQLLGLEIVHRVN; from the coding sequence ATGATTATAGACTTTCACACCCACTGTTTTCCAGATGAACTTGCACCAAGAGCAATGTCAAAGCTTTCACAAAATTCCGGTATGCCATATTATCATAGCGGCAGCCTGCAAGGTCTGAAAGACTCTTCTAAAAATGCTGGAATTGACATGTGCGTGGTTTTGCCCATTGCAACAAAACCTCAGCAAACAAGGACAATTAACAGATGGGCCTTGTCGGTAATGGAAGAAAACAAGGACATAATTTGTTTTGGCACAGTTCATCCTGAGTTTGATGAGTGGAAAGAAGAGATAAGGTGGTTAAAAGAAAACGGGTTTGCTGGAATAAAATTTCACCCTGATTATCAGGATTTTTTTGTGGATGACAAAAAGATGTATCCAATCTATGATGCAATTTTCCAAAACGACATGATAATGCTTTTTCACAGCGGAGTTGACCCGGCTTTCAGGCCACCTTACCACTGTACACCTAAAAGACTTCAAAGAGTTTTAAAAGATTTTTCGGGTGCAAAGATTGTTGCAGCGCATATGGGTGGATATAGGTTTTTTGATGAGACGCTTGAGTGTTTGATAGGTGAAGATGTGTATTTTGATACATCCTTTTTCTTGGGTGAGGTTGATATACAAAATCCCGAAGAGATTTTTAAAAGTCATGGAATAGATAAGATTTTGTTTGCAACAGACTCTCCATGGAAGGACCAGAAAAGAGAAGTTGAGTATGTAAATAGCTTAAGACTTTCTGAAGAAGAGAAAGAAAAGATTTTTTGGAAGAATGCGCAGCAGCTACTTGGTCTCGAAATTGTCCATAGGGTAAACTAA
- a CDS encoding 2-isopropylmalate synthase, whose product MGKRVIKIFDTTLRDGEQTPGVSLNVNEKLEIAKQLEKLKVDVIEAGFAIASPGDFEAIKVISENIKDAVIVSLARAVEKDIDRAYEALKNAQAPRIHTFIATSDIHMKYKLKMTEDEVLERAVAMVKYAKKYVSDVEFSCEDATRSRIEFLIKVFDAVIKAGATVINIPDTVGYTTPEEMKRIIRAIKENIPDIDKVQISVHCHNDLGLAVANSLAAVEEGVHQVECTINGLGERAGNAALEEIVMALKTRKDFYDVDVLIDTTQIYRTSKLVSSLTGVFVQPNKAIVGANAFAHESGIHQHGVLSERTTYEIIDPVSIGLPKNRMVLGKHSGRHAFEERLKELGYTDLTREEIDAAFEKFKVLADKKKVVLDKDIEALLEQKSLNIPETYELVRFQIISGNGLISTASVKIKSGDEELEEAATGDGPVDAIFKAIDRITGLQVELDDYSIKAVTQGKDALGEVTVRIKKDGKAFLGRGLSTDILEASAKAYVNAINKMLYKISEE is encoded by the coding sequence ATGGGAAAAAGAGTTATAAAGATATTTGATACCACGCTCAGAGACGGTGAGCAAACACCAGGTGTGTCGCTCAACGTCAATGAAAAACTTGAGATTGCAAAACAGCTTGAAAAGCTCAAAGTTGATGTGATAGAAGCAGGATTTGCAATAGCCTCTCCGGGTGATTTTGAGGCAATAAAAGTAATATCTGAAAATATAAAAGATGCAGTAATAGTATCTTTGGCGAGAGCAGTTGAAAAAGACATAGACAGAGCATATGAAGCACTAAAAAATGCTCAGGCGCCGAGAATTCATACATTTATCGCAACAAGTGATATTCATATGAAATACAAGCTCAAAATGACAGAAGATGAGGTACTTGAGCGAGCAGTTGCCATGGTAAAATATGCAAAAAAATATGTATCTGATGTTGAGTTTTCATGTGAGGATGCAACACGTTCAAGGATTGAATTTTTGATAAAGGTGTTTGATGCTGTTATAAAAGCCGGTGCAACAGTTATAAACATTCCTGATACAGTTGGCTACACAACACCAGAAGAAATGAAAAGAATTATTCGAGCAATAAAAGAAAACATTCCTGACATTGACAAGGTCCAGATTTCAGTTCATTGCCACAACGACCTTGGTCTTGCTGTTGCAAACTCACTTGCAGCGGTAGAAGAAGGTGTTCATCAGGTTGAATGTACAATAAACGGACTTGGAGAAAGAGCTGGAAATGCTGCTTTAGAAGAGATTGTAATGGCTCTCAAGACAAGAAAAGACTTTTACGATGTGGATGTTTTAATTGACACAACTCAGATCTACCGAACAAGCAAGCTCGTATCCTCTTTAACGGGCGTATTTGTTCAGCCAAACAAGGCAATTGTGGGTGCAAATGCTTTTGCGCACGAGTCTGGTATACATCAGCATGGAGTGTTGTCAGAACGAACAACATATGAGATTATTGACCCTGTGTCAATTGGTCTTCCGAAAAACAGGATGGTACTTGGCAAGCATTCAGGTCGACATGCGTTTGAAGAAAGGCTCAAAGAGCTTGGATATACAGACCTCACAAGAGAAGAGATTGACGCTGCGTTTGAAAAGTTTAAAGTTTTGGCAGATAAAAAGAAGGTTGTGCTTGACAAAGACATTGAGGCACTTTTAGAACAAAAGTCGCTCAATATTCCAGAGACATATGAGCTTGTGAGGTTCCAGATAATAAGCGGAAATGGTCTTATATCAACCGCATCTGTGAAAATAAAATCAGGTGATGAAGAGCTTGAAGAGGCGGCAACAGGTGATGGTCCTGTTGATGCAATCTTCAAGGCAATTGACAGAATAACAGGGCTTCAGGTTGAACTTGATGATTACAGTATAAAGGCTGTCACCCAGGGCAAGGATGCTCTTGGCGAGGTAACAGTCAGAATTAAGAAGGATGGCAAAGCGTTTTTGGGAAGAGGCTTATCTACAGATATTTTAGAAGCAAGCGCAAAGGCGTATGTAAATGCTATAAATAAGATGCTGTATAAAATTTCAGAGGAGTAA
- the ilvC gene encoding ketol-acid reductoisomerase — MAKIFYDSDCNLDLLKDKTVAVIGFGSQGHAHALNLRDSGVNVVVGLYHGSKSWAKAESHGLKVMTADEATKVADVIMILVNDEKQPKLFKESIAPNLKEGKAIAFAHGFNIHFGQIVPPPYVDVIMIAPKGPGHTVRSQYEEGKGVPALVAVHQDYTGKALDIALAYAKGIGASRAGIILTTFKEETETDLFGEQAVLCGGLTELIKAGFDTLVEAGYQPEIAYFECLHEMKLIVDLIWQGGLSLMRYSISDTAEYGDYMTGKRIITEETRKEMKKVLEEIQNGTFAKKWILENMAGRPEFNSIRRREQNLLIEQVGKELRKMMPWIKPIKE, encoded by the coding sequence ATGGCAAAGATATTCTATGATAGTGATTGCAATTTAGACCTACTTAAGGACAAGACAGTTGCAGTGATTGGTTTTGGTAGTCAGGGACATGCACATGCATTGAACTTGAGAGATTCTGGAGTAAATGTAGTTGTTGGTCTATATCATGGCAGCAAGTCTTGGGCAAAGGCAGAAAGTCATGGTCTTAAAGTTATGACAGCTGATGAGGCAACAAAAGTGGCAGATGTCATCATGATTCTTGTAAATGATGAAAAACAGCCAAAGCTATTTAAAGAGAGTATAGCACCTAACTTAAAAGAAGGAAAGGCAATAGCATTTGCACATGGGTTTAATATTCATTTTGGTCAGATTGTTCCACCACCATATGTTGATGTTATAATGATAGCTCCGAAAGGACCAGGCCACACTGTCAGAAGCCAGTATGAAGAGGGAAAAGGTGTACCAGCTTTAGTTGCTGTACATCAGGACTATACAGGAAAAGCATTGGATATTGCTTTGGCATATGCCAAAGGTATTGGAGCATCAAGGGCTGGAATAATCCTTACCACATTTAAAGAAGAGACAGAGACAGACCTTTTTGGTGAACAGGCAGTTTTATGTGGTGGTCTTACAGAGCTTATCAAAGCCGGGTTTGATACACTGGTTGAAGCAGGATACCAGCCAGAGATTGCGTATTTTGAATGCCTGCATGAGATGAAACTCATAGTTGATTTGATTTGGCAGGGCGGACTGTCACTCATGAGATACTCAATCTCAGACACAGCAGAATATGGCGATTACATGACAGGCAAGAGAATTATCACAGAAGAGACAAGAAAAGAGATGAAAAAGGTATTAGAAGAGATTCAAAACGGCACATTTGCAAAGAAATGGATATTAGAAAACATGGCAGGAAGACCTGAGTTCAATAGTATAAGAAGAAGAGAACAAAATCTTTTAATTGAACAGGTTGGTAAAGAGCTCAGAAAGATGATGCCTTGGATAAAACCGATTAAAGAATAA